The following are encoded in a window of Podospora pseudoanserina strain CBS 124.78 chromosome 6, whole genome shotgun sequence genomic DNA:
- a CDS encoding hypothetical protein (EggNog:ENOG503P83B; COG:K), producing MEPSATKTSIMIKEASSGADETSVSAVPTPGYGYMGQASYGANLVPWSLPDAPYTASSFFEEPPCDFFSLSRTPFTPFVGGNWHLSNNLSPEASLPTPLSSVGSRAGVWRGEPGGEYCEHELFSPVSELATIDMADSVTHTKRSWSEESSTSAKHQPNDKIKATSRSKGRGKHNIQLRTASRKARKGSLAPATPLSPAESFHNPGSASDDDDLTPEERRARRNHNLVEKQYRNRLNAQFERLLAVLPLEQYKGGHLGQGEGCDGFATDEKRMSKAEVLDLATRRIKALEMEKERLNRERKELLRNMDIMAGAVAQAANQGL from the exons ATGGAACCCAGCGCGACGAAGACCAGCATCATGATCAAGGAAGCGAGTTCCGGTGCTGACGAG ACCTCGGTGTCGGCAGTACCCACCCCAGGCTATGGCTATATGGGTCAAGCCAGCTACGGGGCTAACCTCGTCCCATGGAGCTTGCCCGACGCACCGTACACAGCTTCTTCGTTCTTTGAGGAACCACCCTGCgacttcttttccttgtcgaGGACTCCATTTACTCCATTTGTGGGTGGAAATTGGCACTTGTCCAACAATCTCAGTCCCGAAGCCTCTCTACCAACACCACTCAGCTCAGTAGGTTCCAGAGCGGGCGTATGGAGGGGCGAACCCGGGGGCGAGTATTGCGAGCATGAGCTCTTCTCCCCAGTGAGCGAACTAGCCACCATCGATATGGCAGATTCTGTGACACACACCAAGAGGTCTTGGTCTGAGGAGTCGTCCACGTCGGCCAAGCATCAGCCCAacgacaagatcaaggccaCCAGTAGATCAAAGGGTCGTGGCAAGCACAATATTCAGCTGCGTACTGCCTCCCGCAAGGCTCGAAAAGGAAGCTTGGCGCCAGCAACACCTCTATCTCCAGCTGAAAGCTTTCACAATCCTGGTTCAgccagtgatgatgatgacctcaCCCCTGAAGAACGCCGTGCCAGACGCAACCATAACCTTGTCGAGAAACAGTACCGCAACAGGTTGAACGCCCAGTTCGAACGCCTCTTGGCCGTCCTTCCTCTCGAGCAATACAAGGGGGGTCACCTGGGTCAGGGAGAAGGCTGTGATGGATTCGCAACCGATGAGAAGAGAATGAGCAAGGCCGAGGTGTTGGATTTGGCAACCAGACGTATCAAGGCActtgagatggagaaggagcgcttgaacagagaaagaaaagagctGCTAAGGAACATGGACATCATGGCTGGAGCCGTTGCTCAGGCAGCCAATCAAGGACTTTGA
- a CDS encoding hypothetical protein (EggNog:ENOG503PW16; COG:K), translated as MDNTYYGGHYDDENQQNIPSYPLAFDIQEQDHANASVLCPSSTSPLGGSISISPTDRFSNTGAYGDYDTRGITSLMPESSYSAPTEPVSAYDNASLSMSSGPHSFPYGQIHDELDGGVMNQGPPPPTGWGPQFQSFTPYAEDPRVAMGVGEGSSGVPYQYPPSTSKRQKSHAANPPFQGLTIDTMTMSPHGDRRPHKSAAAAAKRSKGKKPSAPTTSLSSPTSQSTISSGSAAPNSLPEEDCDSEQEQAVSTGRQGRHNARARHNMVEQKYRHRLNTHFDKLLEVLPSGVGVGGMMMGDGYQNTYQTTYLGEGGRRVWRGRGSKAEVLDRARLYIQTLESEHVRLQREKEELRGLWEGYYERAAGVGKGLDGGV; from the exons ATGGACAACACTTACTACGGTGGTCACTACGATGACGAAAACCAACAG AACATTCCATCATACCCCTTAGCTTTCGACATTCAGGAGCAGGACCATGCCAATGCATCCGTCTTGTGTCCcagctcaacctcccctttGGGGGGTTCGATCTCGATCTCGCCGACTGATCGCTTCAGCAACACCGGAGCATACGGGGACTATGACACCCGCGGTATCACTTCCCTCATGCCAGAAAGCTCCTACTCTGCCCCAACCGAGCCGGTGTCTGCCTATGACAACGCTTCACTGAGCATGTCTTCCGGTCCGCACAGCTTTCCCTACGGGCAGATACACGACGAGCTTGACGGAGGGGTGATGAATCAaggtcctcctccaccgacTGGCTGGGGCCCCCAATTTCAATCCTTCACGCCATATGCAGAGGACCCTCGTGTGGCGatgggtgttggtgagggaaGCAGTGGTGTTCCTTACCAATATCCACCGTCAACAAGCAAACGTCAAAAAAGCCacgccgccaaccccccttttcaagGCTTGACGATTGATACAATGACCATGAGCCCACACGGTGATCGCCGACCTCACaagtcggcggcggcggcggccaagAGGAGCAAAGGAAAGAAACCATCAGCTCCCACAACGAgtctctcctctcccacaagCCAGTCAACCATATCCAGCGGCAGCGCGGCACCAAACTCGCTCCCTGAAGAGGACTGTGACtcggagcaggagcaggctgTTTCGACGGGCAGGCAAGGTCGTCATAACGCCCGCGCTAGGCATAATATGGTTGAGCAAAAGTACCGGCATAGGCTCAACACGCATTTTGATAAGCTGCTGGAGGTGTTGCCGTCGGGGGTTGGTGTGGgcgggatgatgatgggggatgggTACCAGAATACGTACCAGACGACAtatttgggggagggggggcgccgagtttggagagggagaggaag tAAGGCTGAGGTGCTGGATCGGGCGAGGTTGTATATACAGACGCTGGAGAGTGAGCATGTGAGGTTGCagcgggagaaggaggagttgaggggcTTGTGGGAGGGGTATTATGAAcgggcggcgggggtggggaaggggttggatgggggggtttga
- a CDS encoding hypothetical protein (EggNog:ENOG503PHV9), translating into MLSTASLWFVRGVVQVMSCVALDPFYFMIKYSTHCSTPSPSFPSSHQIITTNPPRAIMSSKLIPNTTQDADTDNSYVSRPGHKHEPVQVIADEQARDEVKNNNQTNNTSNDQLDKQAIDQSNIIFSTKPVTRGAAPPKGAYKEPTDTEGLPRNDGRSSV; encoded by the exons ATGCTGTCAACGGCGTCCTTGTGGTTTGTTAGGGGGGTTGTGCAAGTGATGTCATGTGTTGCCTTGGACCCTTTCTATTTCATGATCAAATACAGTACCCACTGCtcaactccatctccctcattcccttcttctcatcaaatAATCACGACAAACCCCCCAAGAGCAATCATGTCCTCCAAGCTAATCCCTAACACGACCCAAGACGCCGACACAGACAACTCGTACGTCTCCCGGCCAGGCCACAAGCACGAGCCAGTGCAGGTCATCGCCGACGAGCAAGCCAGGGACGAAGtgaaaaacaacaaccagaccaACAACACAAGCAATGATCAACTCG ACAAACAAGCCATTGACCAatccaacatcatcttcagcACCAAACCCGTGACCCGCGGCGCAGCCCCCCCAAAGGGGGCCTACAAAGAGCCCACCGACACCGAGGGCCTGCCGAGGAATGATGGGCGGAGCTCTGTCTAG
- the SEC11 gene encoding Signal peptidase complex catalytic subunit (COG:U; MEROPS:MER0000602; EggNog:ENOG503P0U2) has protein sequence MLSALGNPRQAAAQLMNFGLILSTAFMMWKGLSVISDSPSPIVVVLSGSMEPAFQRGDLLLLWNRNLFAETSVGEVVVYNVRDKDIPIVHRVISKFGTGPTAKLLTKGDNNDSDDTKLYAPGQNYLVREDIIGRSVVGYMPFVGYVTIMLSEHPWMKTVMLGIMGLVVVLQRE, from the exons ATGTTATCAGCCTTAGGAAACCCGCGGCAGGCCGCCGCCCAGCTCATGAACTTTGGCCTGATACTGTCCACGGCTTTTATG ATGTGGAAAGGTCTCTCCGTCATCAGCGATTCCCCCTCTCCgatcgtcgtcgtcctctcCGGCAGCATGGAGCCTGCCTTCCAAAGAGGAGACCTGCTTCTGCTTTGGAACCGAAATCTGTTTGCCGAAACGAGCGtgggcgaggtggtggtgtataaCGTGAGGGATAAAGATATCCCAATCGTGCACAGGGTTATCAGCAAGTTTGGCACTGG GCCGACTGCAAAGCTCTTGACCAAGGGAGACAACAACGATTCCGACGACACGAAGCTCTACGCCCCTGGGCAAAACTACCTGGTTAGGGAAGATATTATTGG CAGGAGCGTCGTTGGATATATGCCTTTCGTTGGTTATGTCACCATCATGCTGTCTGAGCACCCATGGATGAAGACGGTGATGCTCGGGATAATGggcttggtggttgttttaCAGCGGGAGTAA
- a CDS encoding hypothetical protein (EggNog:ENOG503P36W), with amino-acid sequence MSTEERAPLLSTRQGLPVANSSLTVQDHPIFLRVCHSPWPWVSQSCLVYLRGLIFCYLTGLAGMLLRYKFHHEYPHNEGKSNWHIFFEFASVAYLLFWLYHLITFCWSFTHLFFPDVDEDDNSWESVLLCKMSPPLQTPKSRKRLYFSIFYTISHVFVFMNTLIYWCILVPKGYGHLPKGKEGEPVSDSTWKDFWGHGWFEPFCILNLYLVTSLIALFEIFVLNSIKRQVPVPAHVIATVFFLSAYLGWAAFGKWFTGLYPFFWMDPEIMKMTEYIASYVAGFLCLGPTVFAFMYGLIGMRENMTHKDDGDKKQPAHNRSLLDE; translated from the exons ATGTCTACCGAAGAGCGAGCTCCGCTCTTGTCGACCCGCCAAGGTCTTCCTGTGGCCAACAGCTCCTTGACCGTTCAGgaccatcccatctttcttCGAGTTTGCCATTCCCCATGGCCATGGGTTAGCCAAAGCTGTTTGGTGTACCTTCGCGGTCTCATCTTCTGCTACCTCACGGGTCTCGCCGGCATGCTCTTGCGCTACAAGTTTCACCACGAATATCCCCACAATGAGGGAAAGTCCAATTGGCATATCTTCTTCGAATTTGCCTCAGTGGCCTATCTCCTTTTCTGGCTTTATCATCTCATTACCTTT TGCTGGAGCTTTACCCATCTCTTTTTCCCCGAcgtcgacgaggatgacaaCAGCTGGGAATCTGTGCTTTTGTGCAAGATGTCTCCACCTCTTCAGACACCAAAGTCCCGCAAGCGCTTGTACTTCAGCATCTTCTACACCATCTCCCATGTGTTTGTCTTTATGAACACGCTCATTTACTGGTGCATCTTGGTGCCGAAGGGGTACGGTCACCTTCCCAAGGGCAAGGAAGGCGAGCCGGTCTCGGATTCAACTT GGAAGGATTTCTGGGGCCACGGATGGTTCGAGCCGTTCTGCATTCTCAATCTCTACCTGGTTACTTCGCTTATTGCCCTCTTCGAGATCTTTGTCTTGAATAGCATCAAGCGCCAGGTCCCTGTTCCTGCGCACGTTATCGCGACGGTATTCTTTCTCTCGGCTTACCTTGGCTGGGCCGCTTTCGGCAAGTGGTTCACCGGCTTGTATCCATTCTTCTGGATGGATCCCGAGATCATGAAGATGACCGAGTACATTGCGTCGTATGTTGCAGGATTCTTGTGCCTCGGACCTACAG TCTTCGCCTTCATGTATGGACTCATTGGCATGCGCGAGAACATGACTCACAAGGATGACGGGGACAAGAAGCAGCCTGCCCACAACAGGTCGCTCTTGGACGAGTAA
- a CDS encoding hypothetical protein (EggNog:ENOG503NZQM; COG:S): protein MFKRSFRSRETSNSQREAASTTMDSQHRVDKAARLMRKGSVRDAQKVSKLQRSLNNNEETSRTQSVQTRLNDKSLAPSPIVTLVVGAEARLFAAHEDVLCQSPFFERVIRSNFTDAQNRRISLPDEEPEVFSGILEYLYKGDYYPRLLHNKQRNSWELEDSLPRRVTPQTSPTINDSPKFGGGRAGQTPQTPAAVEATVFLSGIGQHILRDTAIYCAADRFGLEELKRLALRKQGLQAGIDVGTILRSAQYCYANTPDSDSRLRAHYLALIIRCRKTFKRSGTMQAEMEKCGSDNVYGEGSGKLFFDLFVAMCNHLDDVIDASNARTPKTI, encoded by the coding sequence ATGTTCAAGCGTTCTTTCCGAAGCCGTGAGACCAGCAACTCCCAGCGGGAGGCTGCCTCAACGACGATGGATTCACAACACCGCGTGGACAAGGCCGCGAGGCTGATGAGGAAGGGCTCCGTGCGGGATGCCCAAAAAGTGTCGAAATTGCAACGGTCGCTCAATAACAACGAGGAGACCTCGCGTACACAGAGTGTGCAGACGAGGCTCAACGACAAGTCTCTGGCCCCTTCACCCATCGTCACCCTGGTGGTGGGCGCAGAGGCACGGCTGTTTGCAGCGCACGAAGATGTGCTCTGCCAGTCGCCCTTTTTCGAGAGGGTGATTCGGAGCAACTTCACCGATGCGCAGAATAGAAGGATCTCCCTCCCGGACGAGGAGCCAGAGGTCTTCAGCGGTATCCTCGAATATCTCTACAAGGGCGACTATTACCCCCGCTTGTTGCACAACAAGCAGCGCAACTCTTGGGAGCTCGAGGACTCGCTTCCCCGTCGGGTCACgccccaaacctccccgaCGATAAACGACTCACCTAAATTCGGAGGTGGCCGCGCAGGCCAAACCCCCCAGACCCCTGCGGCTGTCGAGGCGACCGTGTTCCTCTCGGGCATCGGCCAGCACATCCTTCGCGACACGGCCATCTACTGCGCTGCTGATCGCTttgggctggaggagctcaagaggCTGGCGCTGCGGAAGCAAGGATTGCAGGCCGGCATCGACGTCGGCACCATCCTCCGCAGCGCGCAGTACTGCTACGCCAACACGCCTGACTCAGACAGCCGTCTGCGCGCCCATTACCTAGCACTCATCATCCGGTGCCGCAAGACCTTTAAGCGCAGTGGCACCAtgcaggccgagatggagaagtGCGGCAGCGACAACGTGTACGGCGAGGGAAGTGGGAAGTTGTTCTTTGATCTGTTTGTTGCCATGTGCAACCACCTCGACGACGTCATTGATGCGAGCAACGCGCGGACCCCCAAGACGATCTAA
- a CDS encoding hypothetical protein (COG:S; EggNog:ENOG503P45T), which yields MSSSPFTIRAPPATDIWRKPPSKDIFNALFLSTTLTFRLPYNHQYDQCGLLLTFSSPSSPSLKKWIKAGIEYYNSSPRLSVVSCDNWADWSVSALTPDPDTSTPWTTISIQKEGDDNGVSLWVYQVLSDGTKVPVREICWVYGLADLESWTVKVEAMAARPAKGELGELVAEVKEMDVKWKE from the exons atgtcctcctcacccttcACCATCCGCGCCCCCCCAGCAACCGACATCTGGCGCAAGCCCCCCTCCAAAGACATCTTCAACG ccctcttcctctccacaaCCCTAACCTTCCGCCTCCCCTACAACCACCAATACGACCAAtgcggcctcctcctcaccttttcctccccttcctccccctccctcaaaaagTGGATCAAAGCCGGTATCGAATACtacaactcctccccccgccTCTCGGTAGTCTCATGCGACAACTGGGCCGACTGGTCCGTCtccgccctcacccccgaccccgacacctccaccccctggACGACAATCTCGATCCAAAAAGAGGGAGACGATAACGGGGTGTCCCTCTGGGTCTACCAAGTCCTCAGTGATGGGACCAAGGTCCCCGTGAGGGAGATTTGCTGGGTTTATGGGCTCGCTGACTTGGAAAGCTGGACGGTGAAAGTCGAGGCTATGGCGGCGAGACCGGCAAAGGGGGAAttgggggagttggtggctgaggtgaaggagatggacgTTAAGTGGAAGGAGTAG
- the BRF1 gene encoding transcription factor TFIIIB subunit brf1 (BUSCO:EOG092613QA; COG:K; EggNog:ENOG503NU1D): MPPKPKNKRSNRVGRIMDNTDRRRQLSVAPSPSPASAAAQAKGSSGSSEKCRNCGSTDIQEGACADCGLVLREHDIVAEITFGETSNGAATVQGSYLGANQGGVRPTGMGLSFRRVPGAGLKEARERAERETRDLCSQMVHQLSVPLDVADTAMDIYREAVRASYVKGRRKHNVAAVCMYAACRLANQKQIMLLDLADIVKTDVFLLGRNYKELMRRLPTFDTGYDPLTLENLIFRFAAKLEFLHDTNKVANSALRIAHRMVKDNISIGRRPAGISGAAIIMAARAHNFRRTVREVVYVAKVTMATLQERMSEFAAVPAASLSIKQFMQGDEMHPEASHDPPVVYKQSREWLEKHPKRARKRKASDNSPEDPQESDQQSAPKCRRTSADADTPDSEAEEASAPHVDSDGFVIPPNPNEQPKKKQLLTDHEGALLIGGLGAPEDGLEEEEVEALHREFYEDENPNSHEYDASSEMAMAQQQGIAIPGMKVTIKPRAGSTPAANGAPISDENATKGVQEEPAQGKRAKPTLAIDFDSQDDNIEADMEGLIEDPAIARVVEEVTRLEQQLEKQPAIQVSKAILDEETPAAETSTKEAPAVVNEQPGEAPLNTPSNEEAEASTSPAASASNSLAADPLLDPIIREDEFEDDPEVMFCRLSEEDSKVKSQIWYNQNKDWLRQLQQKTFEAKVARNKPKKKSQGKKARIGEGQSGPAASASEAMSQMLANRALVISTKLNYGNMDTLFSLNQGGPGSAGTQSGMLSAAASNNGAGDDEEMPDDPAPAQAAGDEDHDTAAAYEEEGVEEDYQHHEEETYEQEDDEGDYDQGGHGPGFNPWDE, encoded by the coding sequence ATGCCGCCCAAACCCAAGAACAAACGCTCGAATCGCGTTGGTCGTATCATGGACAACACGGACCGCAGGAGACAGCTGTCCGTCgccccgtctccctcacctgCCTCCGCGGCGGCTCAGGCGAAGGGCTCTTCAGGCAGTTCGGAAAAATGCAGAAACTGCGGTAGCACAGATATCCAAGAAGGAGCTTGCGCGGACTGCGGTTTGGTCCTCCGCGAACACGACATCGTCGCCGAGATCACCTTTGGCGAGACTTCCAACGGAGCTGCCACAGTCCAAGGTAGCTATCTCGGTGCAAACCAGGGTGGCGTCCGCCCAACTGGGATGGGACTCTCCTTTCGTCGGGTTCCCGGCGCCGGCCTCAAGGAAGCTCGTGAGCGcgccgagagagagaccaGGGATCTCTGCAGCCAGATGGTTCACCAGCTTTCTGTGCCTCTTGATGTTGCAGACACAGCTATGGACATCTACAGGGAAGCTGTTCGTGCCAGTTACGTCAAGGGCCGCCGCAAGCACAACGTCGCCGCTGTTTGCATGTATGCCGCCTGCCGCCTTGCAAATCAGAAACAGATCATGCTCCTCGATCTGGCCGACATCGTCAAGACAGATGTGTTCCTTCTTGGTCGCAACTACAAAGAGCTCATGAGACGGCTTCCCACATTCGACACTGGATACGACCCTCTCACACTGGAGAATCTGATCTTTCGTTTCGCCGCCAAGCTAGAGTTCCTCCATGACACCAACAAGGTCGCCAACTCGGCACTTCGCATCGCCCACCGCATGGTCAAAGACAATATCAGCATTGGTCGCCGGCCCGCGGGTATCTCTGGCGCTGCTATCATCATGGCTGCTCGCGCGCACAACTTCCGCCGCACTGTTCGGGAGGTGGTTTACGTCGCCAAGGTCACGATGGCCACTTTGCAGGAACGCATGTCCGAATTCGCCGCCGTCCCCGCTGCCAGTCTCAGCATCAAGCAGTTTATGCAAGGTGACGAGATGCACCCCGAGGCTTCTCATGATCCCCCTGTTGTCTACAAGCAGTCCAGGGAGTGGCTCGAGAAGCACCCCAAGAGAGCCAGAAAGAGGAAGGCCTCGGACAACAGCCCAGAAGATCCCCAAGAGTCTGACCAGCAAAGCGCTCCCAAGTGTCGGAGAACTTCTGCTGATGCTGACACGCCGGACTCGGAAGCTGAGGAAGCTTCAGCTCCCCACGTGGACAGCGACGGTTTCGTGATcccgcccaaccccaatgaacaacccaagaagaagcagcttTTGACCGATCATGAAGGCGCTCTCCTGattggtggtttgggggcACCGGAGGACGgattggaggaagaggaagtggAGGCGTTGCACCGGGAGTTTTACGAAGATGAGAATCCGAACAGCCACGAGTACGATGCGAGCAGCGAGATGGCGATGGCTCAACAGCAAGGCATTGCTATTCCGGGTATGAAGGTGACGATCAAGCCCAGAGCTGGTTCCACTCCGGCTGCCAATGGCGCCCCCATCAGCGATGAGAACGCAACGAAGGGCGTCCAGGAGGAGCCCGCGCAAGGCAAGCGGGCGAAACCCACGCTTGCTATCGACTTCGACAGCCAGGATGATAATATTGAGGCAGACATGGAGGGACTTATCGAGGATCCGGCCATTGCCCGCGTCGTTGAAGAGGTCACCCGCCTGGAACAGCAGCTCGAGAAACAGCCGGCCATTCAGGTGTCCAAGGCGATTCTAGACGAAGAGACCCCAGCCGCAGAGACTTCTACCAAGGAGGCTCCTGCTGTCGTGAATGAGCAGCCCGGCGAAGCTCCGCTCAACACACCTTCCAacgaggaagccgaggccAGCACTTCACCTGCCGCCTCTGCCTCCAACTCGCTTGCTGCCGATCCTCTTCTGGACCCGATTATACGGGAGgacgagtttgaggatgacCCCGAGGTCATGTTCTGCCGCTTGTCCGAGGAAGATAGCAAGGTCAAGTCCCAAATTTGGTATAACCAAAACAAGGACTGGCTTCGCCAGCTGCAGCAAAAGACGTTTGAGGCAAAGGTAGCGAGAAACAAGCCTAAGAAGAAGAGCCAGGGGAAAAAGGCTCGCATTGGAGAGGGTCAATCCGGGCCTGCTGCTTCGGCGTCGGAGGCTATGTCACAGATGCTTGCCAACCGCGCGCTCGTGATCAGCACAAAGCTCAATTACGGCAACATGGACACTCTCTTTAGCCTCAATCAGGGGGGTCCTGGCTCTGCTGGTACCCAAAGTGGCATGCTGAGTgccgccgccagcaacaaTGGAGcaggggatgatgaagagatgCCCGACgatccggctccggctcagGCTGCGGGTGATGAGGATCACGACACCGCCGCTGCGtacgaggaagagggtgtcgaggaggattACCAACACCATGAGGAGGAGACTTATGAgcaggaggacgacgagggtgATTATGATCAGGGAGGCCATGGTCCTGGGTTCAATCCCTGGGATGAATAA
- a CDS encoding hypothetical protein (EggNog:ENOG503PS46) gives MERPMTKPALKPIYPPSHINICSPFTPKEYTCCHCDNTSNFLVFSQDRRVSSCPHAHDPQTCVPSHHHSNAPQGCQMRDHLGRPPLKLRIPAAFTCATCKNQNSIFKIMAQEQVTCNCGAPYLEAVYDQYGQILLWPGLRGDAAIDELSDPKKVAELRWRLIEMGGMPWVEDETRLRKWVEEQEALEGLQKAELVRRGMTRQKEEARAALGMLKGLGPGSPGLSPSGSPSPSPSPSPSSENGKGEESWDRLFKVVPKHQIECVETKNSLDDGLAELSVVE, from the coding sequence ATGGAGCGACCGATGACGAAACCGGCGCTCAAGCCTATCTACCCTCCCAGTCACATCAACATCTGCTCACCCTTCACCCCGAAAGAATACACATGCTGCCACTGCGACAACACCAGCAATTTCCTTGTCTTCTCCCAAGACAGACGAGTTAGCTCCTGTCCCCACGCCCACGATCCCCAGACCTGTGTCCCGAGCCATCATCACAGCAATGCCCCGCAAGGATGCCAGATGAGAGACCACCTCGGCCGACCCCCGCTCAAGCTCCGAATCCCAGCTGCTTTCACCTGCGCGACGTGCAAGAATCAAAACAGCATCTTCAAGATCATGGCACAAGAGCAGGTGACGTGTAACTGTGGTGCACCTTACTTGGAAGCTGTATATGATCAATATGGACAGATCCTTTTATGGCCTGGGCTGAGGGGTGATGCCGCTATTGACGAGCTCTCGGACCCGAAGAAGGTAGCTGAACTCAGATGGAGGTTGATTGAGATGGGAGGGATGCcttgggtggaggatgagactAGGTTGCGGAAATGGGTTGAGGAGCAAGAGGCATTGGAGGGTTTGCAGAAGGCCGAGCTTGTCAGGCGGGGGATGACGaggcagaaggaggaggcgagagcggcgttggggatgttgaagggCTTGGGACCCGGCTCGCCGGGGCTTTCGCCTTCGGGGTCACCTTCGCCTTCACCTTCGCCCTCGCCGTCATCGGAaaatgggaagggggaggagagttgGGATAGGCTGTTCAAGGTCGTTCCAAAACATCAGATTGAGTGCGTGGAGACCAAGAATTCTCTGGATGATGGGCTGGCTGAGTTGAGTGTGGTTGAGTAG